From the genome of Jaculus jaculus isolate mJacJac1 chromosome 17, mJacJac1.mat.Y.cur, whole genome shotgun sequence:
CAATCTCTTAGGCAATGTAAGACATAGTGTCCCTTGGGCTTTCCAATCTACACAGATTCTTGTCACTGGTGTTATGTACATTCCAGATTTAAATGGAAGGAGCCAATTAGAGAAGATAAAATATGCTTAGGTTTGAATATTTTTAGAGATGAACCTTGGATTGACTTGGAAGATTGTGTGGCTAGAATTCAAAGACACATAGTGTACTAGGATGGCTCCTGGTATGAACTTTTCTTTTGGTCCTGCCATACATATGTCAACAAAAAGTTAGGAAGCCAGGCAAATTGTAACTATATGTTCAACAGTGGTACAACCATTGTGAGTTCAATCAACTACTTTCTGATTGCACTGAAGCCAACTCTACTTGATATGATTATTACTATGAGCTTGGCATACAATATGTGGATGGGAAAGTCCTAGGCTACAACAGGGACATTTATGAGTTGAGATATATTGATGGTATGTGCCTACAGACTGCCCTTAACTATTTGTCTTTCTACTTAGACCTTACTACTCTTATTTGCCTGTCTCTATGAACACTTCCGCATGTCCAACACATACAAATAGGCATTCAGAAAGGTTACATTGCTGAAAATAAGTAACTTCTGCCATGTTCTTGTGGTCCAAGGGTTAGAAAGCAATGTGTCATACTATTAGAGTGTCAGAAAATATTTCCAGTAtggaaatattaatatttaaattccTGAATAAAATGATCAGTGTTGGGAAAAATCATATTATTTGAAATGGAATGTTCATCAATGTTCATGGAGCATGGATAAATGATTGTGCTGGTCTGGAAAATAAGTTCTACCCACTCAGTGGTGAGAAATAAGAAAAGCAATGCATGTTCTTAGGTAATGTTGACGCAGCTGTTAACATTTCCTGAGGCAAGAGAGTCCCAGGACTAGAGACTCATGATTCTACTTCCTCATGCCCCAACGATATGCACCCTTAGGTGGTtttcatgaatatttaaaaagtggaaaGTTAACTTAAGGCAGGACATTATTGAAGAAGCATTACTCCATCAGCATCCAGGCTGTGGTGAGAACTGTCAGACATGCAGCTGTCTTTGGTTTATCTGTGCTCCAGTAAGTGAAACCTCATGCTTTCTCTTCTAAGACAGTGTATTCCATGAGTTATTTTAGCAAGCATACTTTCTTAGGTTTCATATTAGTCGAATTGCCTCACccaaaggaagaaaacaacatAGATCTGAGAACAATATTCTAATCATTGGTCAAGAACGTAACTTACAAATTGGTCTTAGGTCAGTGGTCAAAAAGAGGGAAATACTCCTATTCCCTGGGACATATGGCAATGTTTGGAgatattttctgttgtgttaatTGAACTGAATTGCAAAGGGAAAAAATATCAGGATCTTACAGCAAGAATCCAGATATGTGTCTATACAACTTCTAATGTGCAGGACAGTTCCAGAAAAGGGATGGTCCATTTCAAAATGACAATTTGCTAAAATTGAGTCATTTGACTCGAATGAGACGATATATGTCAATGGATCCAAATTAACACaatctgaaaagaagaaagtaacaTGTTCATGTTCCCAGGACTTTTCTGTGGGTTGCTTGATTGCAATGAATATGATAAAACATTCAGTTCTGGAGACTACTGCACATAAAGTTAGCGGATGTGGGTCTTGACTAGCTTTGACAATTTGGCTCAAGCAAGACAAGATTTCAAGGAAAAGGAGCTCTTGCTAAGTATTTCCTTTTTTCCTCActgatacaataaaaaaaaaataagtagccaCTTGTATAAATGAGTATATGATGTGGAAATACATGGCATTAGTCTTTTCAACCTCCACTTAGGCTGAGAAAATTCTTCAttggataaagagagagaaaaacatttGCATTGCAATTTGAGGGAATGTAGAAACTGGAATATCTGAAAATATCATATCGATTTTTAGCTGAAATGTTAATGGTTATATGATATGCTATAAAAGGTATTAGTATCTttagttattttatatatttgagctAAGGTGTATTTCCATCTGTACATAAATATAAACCATACCTCGAGTTTTATGTGGGAAATTTCCAATtgtatttatcaaatattttgCAGAATTGGGATGCTGACACCCATCTTTTTATAGTAGTAATTTTGTCAGACTAGTGCACAGAGACAAAAGGTCTTCTTAGTTTGCAATATGCAAACTAATGCAAGATTATTGACATGTTTAGAGGTCAGTGGTCATCTGAAGAAAAGAGAACTGATATGGAAACTAATCCAGCAAGCATGCGAATCAGGCATTGTTGAGGGAGCATTTAGTGGTTGGAAGGTTATTTTGCGCGTTGATCAGCCCCGAGAAGCTGGGCTTAAGCGCCTTCTTCAGGCAGGAGGAGCAAAGGTGTTTTCTGGTCATTCTGCACCTCTGTTTAAAGAGGCTACACATGTCTTTTGTGACTTTAGTAAACTGAAACCAGATGAATCAGGAGTTTTCATAGCTGAGGCTGCTGCCCAGAATGTGCACTGCTTGAAAACAGAATACATCGCTGATTATCTTACACAGGAATTCCCTACTAGTTTGGGAAATTACTGTCTACCAGGAGCTGCCCCATTACTTCAGAATAAGGAACCTGGACAGAAGAGGAAAACGCCTACAGAGACCAATAAATTCAAAAAACCTAGAGTACACTAATCCCATCTGCTCTTTAGTTACCAAATGTCGGAGGGGGGttgattgtcttttctttttccgtCCCAAGAATTGAGACTGTAGCTCAGGGAACAGCACTTGCCAAAAATGTGCAAAGGCCTGGATTCATTTAGCGCTGCAGCACCTCCTCCCCCAACACCCACCCCCCAAAGGGAAAGGAATATTGCTTAAGCCTGAATGTTACTGTGATGGGTTTGTACAGTAATTTAAAGACAAGTACCTGAAAATTCTGTTTCAAAATGTAATGATAATCTTACTTTTGAAGATTTTTAACACCTGAAATTTTAATCACTGAAATATGAAATCTCTTAGTAAAAAATTAtcttaaaccgggtgtggtggtgcacgcctttaatcccagcactggggaggcagaggtaggaggattgtggtgagttcaaggtcagcctggagtagtgtaagaccctatgtccgaaaaacaaatatacatgcacacagagtTATTAccttaaatgaaaacaaagtgtCAGGCCTTAGCTAGCTGGGTAAACCATACTGAGTATCTAAAgggctttctgtttatttttattgtaaatatCTGAGGATGAAGCTTAGAAATTTTAATGAGATGGATTTCGCTTCGGAGTGTTGTCAGTTAGAGCTATTTCATGTTTTCCCTGATTTTATCTTaccattttatcttttcttaaaCAGGAGCCTGATCATAATGAGATTTAATGAGAAAGCTAGGGCTTTAAActtaaatgtgtatatatgtaaatgtatgtaCAAACTGCCATATTTGCCAAGTGTGGATACCCAAACCTGGAAAATGTGATAAATAaaggataaaaacaaaaacaacaacaaaaaaagaaactacctttgatcattgtcatttttttaaaggtaatcattatgttaagtagagaaaatgaataaaatgaaattcctAGGATATGTCTTATCTTGTCATCCGGGGAAATTATGTTCTTAAATAGTAATGTTAAAAACTCCTTTATGGAATGCTCAGGAGTACAGATAGCACCCCTGCCCTATTCACAGTGAGAAACCACATGTGTTCAAAACATGACACTCTGTGAGGAGGGTCAAAAGTGTGTCTGTTCTGCCACCCCAAACCAACACTTACAGGTCTAGGGAAAAATTATTGAACTTCTCTAACTTGATTATTTCATCAATCTAATTTGCTGGTAATCACAGAGTTTGAGCCTTCCCACTGGATAATTAAAGGCATCAAATATAGAAAGAAAGTCAGGAATATTTACACAGGAATAAATATATGTCATCACTAAGCGAGTCAGAGAATCCATGATATGGCATCATTTGTATGACAGCATTTATTTTATCCTAGGGATTGGGAATCAAGGATTCATGCATTTCTTCTTTCAAGCAGGCATGATCAAGTAGATGAGCTGTTTGTCCAGTTAGTTCCCAAACACAAATACCAGACATTGAGTTAAAAATTACAAACTCATggcagttgtggtggcacacacctttaattgcagcactcaggaggcagaggttggaggctcaccatcagttcaaggtcagcctgggactacatagtgaattccaggacagtctgggctagagtgagacccgaacttgaaaaaaaaaaaaaaaaaaaaaaagcacctctgTGATTAATACAAAGAATTAGGAAGTCACCCACATTAGAAAATAGTAATCTGAACAAGAAAATTTTTGAACTAAATTTAGGGAATCATAGGGAAGTATGAATTCCTCCTACTGATATAATGGTATTCAAGTGTGCAATCACTGGTACTGGGAATACATAAGTCTTCCTTAGACTGAGTGATTCTTGCAACCCCCTATGAATATTCTCAGTGGGGATTCTGTTTCGATTTACCAGGGATACTCCTGCTGATGTGGGTGTCAAACCTCCTGTGGAAGAATTTGGCCTGCCAGCCTGCATGCACCATGAAGAATGGAAAATGCCATGTGACTTTCCAGGAACTGATTATGCGGGCAGCTACGGTGTCTCAGTACCTCAGTATCCAATGTTCCCGACTGTTCAATGAATTTGTGAGTTCCCTGCTTTCTTCTGGCTCATTCCCACCACCTTCATGTCAATATTTTGGATGTGATTATAGCTTAATTCAGAAAGTAACATGAACTAAATATCAAATTATATTACTACATAGGTAAACAAAACTGTCACCCAGAAAAATATGGAAACTAGGAAACTTGGAAAATTTCATGAAATCTGAAATATTTACAAATGCAATGAGTTTTAAAATTCTCTAATTTTTTTACGTTAATTTTCTCTTGTGACATAAATCCTTCTAAGAGTTTTGGCAGGGTAAGAGCTTTGAGTGTCTGCTCCCTTGGTAGTGGCCAGTATGGATTAGCCATCTACACATTGCACACTATAGGTCTGGATATATGAAAGAATGGCACAACAGTAAATTGCTTCAATTTAATTGAAATACAATAAAAGCAGGGCCAATGGGAATAATAATATTAATTGTGTTTTAGAAATATCCAAATACCAGAAATAATTTTGCTAAGAATTCTGGGATGTAAGTTTATAGTAACAATGAATTCATGTTGGAACTTAAACAGAACCTCTGTCCATTATGAAGATACTAAAAGGCTGCATGTTACTTGTTATGAACCTTTTCAGTATTACtgaatagaaatatttcagagtattaatgtgtgtgtgagcataggatataaattgagaaaaaataaagaacatatttttaaaatacagtttatttatttgtttatttgaaagaaagataaaaagaaagagagagagagagagagagagagagagagagagggagagggagagagagggagggagggagagaatgggcatgctagggccaccagccactgcaaaaaaaagtccaaaattccagatgtatgtgccccccttgtgcatgtggcttatgtaggtcctggagactcaaactgggtcctttggctttgcagccaaatgccttaactactaagccatctctccaggctctaaGGAACATATTTCTAtctcacattttatttactttttctatgATTCCTCATTAGACATATTGGCTTTTAAGCTAAAATTATTTTACAAGCCTTTTCAACTATCAAAAATTTCCTCAATAGTAGTTTATGTAATTGTTATTCAAATTTTActataaaaaagaagtaaaaaatattaatttgtaaATATTAAGTGTTTATATTTAACTGGACTGTGGCTTAATATTAATAGTATATTAATGCCATATTTGTGACATATTTTTTCAAAATCAAGTGCATTCTGAAATAATCATGACAATGGTGTTACACACTTGAATGGAGGTAGGGATATTCCAATGGTAAAGCATAATATTTTGAGGCCTGGTTAAGGAAATGTATCAGTATTGAACAACAGGCAAAACAAAAGGTAAATGAAATAACACACAAACACTACAGTATTCATCACAATCACTAGAAAACAATGATAATCGAAATATGTTGTGATTTAAAAATTCCTGGTTCAGTGCTTTCTTGCCAAATATAAACTTTTAGGAAAAGTCAGAATACACAGAAAATGAATTGCAAGTTTATAAATGAGATGAATTAAAAGTGAGTTAAGATATATAACAAGGCAATTTAAGTAATACAGTGATTTTCTCAACCCCTTAATTTATTGCTATGAAGGTTTATCTATAAAATTACTCATCTATGAAAAGCACTAATATTGTGGTTGTGGATTCATTTACTCACATCCCAAATTTTACCTAATTGAATCTTTCATCATTCCTAGGATAAACGGTATGCCCGAGATCAGAGGTTCTCTCATAAGACCCTCAGCAGTTGCCACACCACATCCCTTGCTACTCCAGAAACCATGGAGCAGGCCCAGCAGTTACATGTGAGTCCTAAGCCTTGGGTTGTCCCCAGAACCCCTGTTTATGACAGGCATGTAATAGATATGAACATTACACATGCTGAGAAATGAGAAGGGGTGAAAGCCCTCAGAGCAATCCCCTGATATAGCTGATGTGTATGAGTAAATCAGATGATAAGGAATACTGTACCATGCCAGCATAGAGTCCAGACAGAAGACACTTTTAATTAGTACTTCCCCATAGACTCTATTGAATATTCCTTAAGGGATATTTGAATCAAGTTTGTCATCCAGGCTTAGATATACaaagcatatatgtttatgagttATACACACTTGTATTTGATTTGTATACTTTCCCTTTGTGGGCAGTGGTGCATACCAGTGGCAACTGTACCATCTCTGCTCAGTGCTCTTTATGTATCTGATCTCTCCACCATAACTTCTTTACCTTCCCTAACTGTGTGGTAATTGAAAGTCTTCTCAACAAGGGAGTCCTGTAAAATAGCATATGATGTTCTCAAAATAATAACAAGCCTTCTGTGGTTATGGAAACTCTACATAACACAGCAACTCTAACTTACACTTGTTATAATCTCCCACAACTGCTATTCTGTCAAAATAATAATATGATTTAAACTCAACATTATCAAATATTAATGCATAGATATTTCTGTTCTCCATGGTTTCATGAGTGGTtctggcattctctttctctatactTCTCATGGGAATAATTTTGATAATAAAGTAAAGAAGGAAACAAGAGAGTGGAGGAAGAACAGATTTATACTCTAAGTAACTGCATTGCTCAAACCTTCAGGAAGCATTCCATTGACATATCTGAATTTAACTCTCCTAAATTCTCCCAAATAACATCACTGTGTACTATTTACAAAAGAATGttttaaggctagagagataacttagcacttaaggagcttgccagctagacaaaggacccaggctctaagtacaaggtggtgcacacatctggagttcatttgcagtggctgaaggccatggcccacccattctctatctgcgtctctctctctctctctctctctctctctctctttctctttctatctctctccagtctctatcataaataaagtaataaaatttagaaaagaatgtTTTACATACAAATAATAACCATTAATTAATCGTTATCTGAGTCTTTTAGAGCAAAAACTACATGGATCTGACATTGCTGTATTATCTGATTGTTTAATTATGGTTGTTTAGCCTGAAGTCTTACTGAAATTGATAGTCAGTATTTTGGGTTCCTGGACACAACCTCTGCAACAAGTAGTGACAGAAATTGGTCATATGCAAAGTGCTCCAGATGTTCTTCTGTCAATAGCCAGAAACATTCAGAAGAAAGGCAAAAGACTTCTGGAAGGCATGAAGAAAATACTCAAGAAGGTGAGTTGTTTCCTTACACTTCTTTACATTGCCTATGCATGAAAGAGATGACCTATGTCATGAGAAATGAGTTTTGAAATATGTCACTTTTTAAGAAGGAAACTTAAGCATCCCTTTGTGTGAACAGCCTCACTACTGTGGGGTAATTGACAACAACCAGATTTTCACAGCTGTTTTCCTCAGATCTCATACAAAGGAACCTCAGTAGAAATTACCTGTTCCTCATCATTATCTAAAGAGTGCTTTTCCTGAGCAGGAGGTCAGATCCTGCCTACCTCAGTTGATCTTTCTGTCAGTCAAACCTTCCCTATCTGTTATCATGGAGCATCATGTCCAGGTCATGTCTGAAGTTTGGCTATGTTGATAATATGGTGAATTGATTtgattaaagaaagaaatgattacaATATAAACTCAGAATCCATGAAGTAAAAATAAGAAGTCAGGGCCAAAACAAAGTTAAGAAGGAGTTCCTTAAGTGACAGAGTGGATCCATGCCACCTTTGTTCCTTGGTCAAATCCAGATTTGCAGTAAATCAGCAACTTCCCAGTTCTGTCTACTCCTATAAGAACATACTTTATCTTGAATTAATCAAATGCCAGGAACAATGTCCCTGCATGATTTTCTAGTTTGTGGCTGACATAGCCTAGCCATGAAAATTCATGAATATAATTAAATTCTTTAGTACTAAGTTTTCCCAAATCTTTGCTGAGTTAGAAGAATAAgagaataaatatgtatatattttaactgACTATCATTTTGTTAATTAGGTtccaaagaaagataaaagaaaagtgaaatatgCTGTGTGGTCTGGGCTGGCATCCCTGCAAGTGACCATTGAAGATTGCAAACATTTTGCTTTTTATAACCTGTTCCATTGCTTGAGTAATGATGTGAATAAGGTTGACACATATTTCAAGGCCCTAAAATGCCAGTTGGTTTACCCTTATTACTGTTAACCCCACACTCAtcacatatttttaattgaatgGACATCCAATACCCATCCCTTCACAGCTTCTTTCAAATTTTACTCTCTTGAATGCATGCTTTGGTACAAATGGTCtcttctcaaaaacaaataaataaataaaaactgactcTAAATATGAAAAATCTATGAGgctaattttctaaaatttctttcaTTAATATAATACAAATATCTCTGAATTCTTGACACAATtgtatgaaaaatatttattaattacagAATTGGACTTTTGAATAGACCGTTTCATAATTTACTTTGCAATCATAGAATGTTAATCTGAATTAAGTTGTTAAAATGAAAGGTTGAAGTTATGATGGATCATCCATCCATGGATTCAAATCCTTAAAATCTCAGGTACATTAAGAAGGCCAGCACTGGTGATGAGCCACAATCACTCACTGATGGACAATAGGCTCTGCTATAAGAAATATAACTTTTCTTAtagcaaaaatagaaaaatcaacttctaccaaatcagatacccagaggcccccaacacctcatcactgaaacagaccaaaaatgtacccaacatggctcagggaaacttttggaagaaggggtggaaagaatttcagagccacattttgggtcatgatatgcagagacatttaccctacccataactgtgggctaactccagaatgcatgacccatatatctcaacaaggaggagctgggggaggggctaggacatggatgagcctaacaatggtaccaaattgactgtattcactgagtacaaaactaattaataaaaaaacagaaatgtaacttttgaaaaacattaaaacatgttAGGAATCAAGCATGAAATGATTCTTGATTTCTCTAATGAATGTCTCAACCACTGTCTatattgtaccatcttacattcccaccaacactggatgagggttcctatttctctccaTGCTTAACAGCATttgtttggatttgattttttgatgtttgctatccttactggggtaaggtagaatctcatagtagtttaatttgcatttccctgatgattagggatgatgaacatttccttaggtgtgtgtttgtcatttgtatttcttcctctgtgaactgcctgtccagttccttgccccattttgtgagtgagttgtttgactttttattgtttaggtttttgagttctttgtagattctagaaattaggcctctgtcagttgggtattcagcatatatttttttcccattctgtgggtaatctattagctctgcttattgtatatttgtcagtgaagaaactcttcagtgtCATGTgatccagtagtagtcgagtttctggtcttatattgaggactttaatccatttggacttgattgttgtgcatggcaagatgtgtggatcaagtttcagtttcctgaatatggttatccagtttgtccagcactatttgttgaagatgctgtgtttttTCCAGCttgtattgttagggcctttgtcaaatatcaagtagctatagtaacctgacccaaagtctgggtccttgattctattccattggtctatactcatgtttttatgccagtaccatgctgttttgactACTAAggccttgtaatatagctttagatcaggtatggtgatgcctccagaggtgtttcttttgctgagcatatgcttggatatctgaggccttctgcttttccatataaattttgagaacaatttttctatctctgttaagaacaatgttgggattttgatgggaattgcattaaatcttgattgcctttggaaggtatgccattttcacaatgttattctgcctattcaggagcatggtaggtcttcccattttcttagatcctcctcaatttcttttttgggtgttgttatgctttcattgtataaatattttacttccttagtgttattccaaagtattttatttatttattttttgtttttgctattgaaaatgggacaatgtcacttatttctttctctatatctttgtcatttgcatatagaaaagctactgattttgtgcattgattttatatcctgctattttgctgaaggagtttataacctttaaaaattttggaatggagtctctcaggtttgttacatatagaatcatgtcgactgcaaatagcactaacttaactt
Proteins encoded in this window:
- the LOC101612514 gene encoding prolactin-like, which codes for MQLSLVYLCSRILLLMWVSNLLWKNLACQPACTMKNGKCHVTFQELIMRAATVSQYLSIQCSRLFNEFDKRYARDQRFSHKTLSSCHTTSLATPETMEQAQQLHPEVLLKLIVSILGSWTQPLQQVVTEIGHMQSAPDVLLSIARNIQKKGKRLLEGMKKILKKVPKKDKRKVKYAVWSGLASLQVTIEDCKHFAFYNLFHCLSNDVNKVDTYFKALKCQLVYPYYC